From a region of the Zingiber officinale cultivar Zhangliang chromosome 4B, Zo_v1.1, whole genome shotgun sequence genome:
- the LOC121977994 gene encoding UPF0481 protein At3g47200-like: protein MKNTEDERIETSLDMDWVASLEMKVSDTKFRDRNREPTIYRVPDMLKSVDPQAYEPLLVSLGPYHRDKPHLQAMNRLKWKYLKFVLEQNPGMVMKDYVGLVKGLETQARVAYSEEVKMSSNSFVEMMLLDGCFLMLTIMGWTHRMEISEESTWWTHFNALQDIFMLENQLPFFLLETLYQYAFPHGDRFRSLTVELIRMRISSDLKPPSNKKTFHHIIHFCLSCIDPTTNPEKDYLGPGIPWIPSATIFNEAGIHFGRKKRYKSFLDITFHNGKLEIPQLRIEDGINSLLRNLIAYEQCSMNSKFRVTSYMVLMDSLINTAADVELLQQHEIIIGDLGDNQEIATLFNKLGTNVSYTSYNFYLADVVNAMRKHHDTRCNKWRARLNRDYFSNPWAVISLFGALALFVLTVIQTTYAVLSYDRSSN from the coding sequence ATGAAAAACACAGAAGATGAGAGGATCGAGACATCACTGGACATGGACTGGGTAGCCTCATTGGAGATGAAGGTGTCAGACACAAAATTTAGGGACAGAAACAGAGAGCCAACAATATATAGAGTCCCGGATATGTTGAAAAGTGTCGACCCCCAAGCCTATGAGCCATTGCTCGTCTCGCTCGGCCCCTACCATCGCGACAAACCTCATCTACAGGCTATGAATCGGCTTAAATGGAAGTACCTCAAGTTTGTCCTCGAGCAGAACCCTGGTATGGTCATGAAGGACTATGTGGGTCTGGTCAAGGGTCTGGAAACGCAAGCACGCGTTGCCTATTCGGAGGAAGTGAAGATGAGCAGCAACAGTTTTGTGGAAATGATGCTGCTAGACGGATGCTTTCTGATGCTTACAATAATGGGGTGGACCCACCGGATGGAGATTTCAGAAGAGAGTACCTGGTGGACTCATTTTAATGCACTACAAGATATCTTCATGCTCGAAAACCAgcttcctttttttcttcttgAAACTTTGTACCAATATGCATTTCCTCACGGCGATCGCTTTCGAAGTCTAACAGTCGAGTTGATCCGCATGCGTATCTCAAGTGACTTGAAACCTCCCTCCAACAAAAAGACTTTTCATCACATAATTCATTTTTGTCTTTCTTGCATTGATCCGACAACAAACCCCGAGAAGGATTACCTTGGCCCTGGCATACCATGGATTCCCAGTGCTACAATATTCAATGAAGCTGGAATTCACTTCGGCAGAAAAAAGAGATACAAGAGTTTCCTGGACATTACATTTCATAACGGCAAGTTGGAGATTCCACAACTTCGAATAGAGGACGGCATCAACTCGCTCTTGAGAAATCTCATCGCTTACGAGCAATGTTCAATGAATTCCAAGTTCCGTGTTACATCCTATATGGTGCTTATGGATTCCCTCATCAATACCGCAGCAGATGTCGAATTGCTTCAACAACATGAAATCATTATCGGCGACTTAGGGGACAACCAAGAAATTGCCACTCTATTTAACAAACTTGGCACGAATGTTAGCTATACTTCATATAATTTCTACCTTGCGGATGTCGTCAATGCCATGAGGAAGCACCATGACACTAGATGCAACAAATGGCGCGCAAGGTTGAATCGTGATTACTTTAGTAATCCTTGGGCAGTTATCTCATTATTTGGTGCTCTCGCCCTATTTGTTCTTACTGTGATACAGACCACATATGCTGTTCTGAGCTATGATCGATCGTCAAACTAG